In Zerene cesonia ecotype Mississippi chromosome 12, Zerene_cesonia_1.1, whole genome shotgun sequence, the genomic stretch ataataaatatacagtcaTATAATATTGGATTGACATCatgtttatcattttattatttaatcattcatCAATTCCAAACAAgctactatttttatatattaaattagcaCTTTACTGTTAAGACACACGTCTCCCCTTATTTAGAGCCTTTATTCCTCACGCTGCACTTATTCGTTACCTAGATAACTATTTACCAAGGGACGAATATGAACTAGCTCCCGCTCCTTAAAGGCAGTTAAACGGAATACAGCGGTTTTAGTCAGTACGATAAGCCACGGCTACTTCCCCGgtgccgtgggtatctatacAAGGGATATCTGGCTCACTACTGCGGTTTTTCATTGAACCATTAAGTAAtctttgatttaaaaacaacaagtCCTATCGTGTTTCCTTttctatctaataaatatacaactgAAATGAACGAACCTCCACAACGAGCTGGTTTCCTTGATAGCAGTATATGAACACCTGCATCGTCATGGTGACGAGGTAACTGACCATAGCAGCAATACGGATGATGTTTTTTGATTCCTGAAAATTAATACGCTATTATTTAAAGTGCGTTCATTTGTAATGAGTAGttatttgaacaataaaatcaGTTCTTTTTCTCTGCTGAATTAAAAGCTAACATAAAAACGAAAACTCTCTGTAAGAATTACCTATAACGTGGTTGGTTGATACCCCAATACTTACAAACGCCAATTGATAAGCAGTGacgcaaataataaaaacggaGACGGTGAGCTGTGAGAATGTAGCTATGGAGAAGCAGTCCTGCAGCTGTTGAGCATCATCCAACACAGCTTGGTGACGCTGTACGCATCGCCTGAGACGGAGGTATATCGTCTTCTCCGCCTCTGGCTCTATGAGACCCTGGTGATAAGTTAACTAgcgattaaatttaaagcaataatCAAATACGCTGTTAcaaatgcaatataaaaagAGGGAAGGACCTTTTATAGATCCCTGTGACACCCTCTTTCACACTAATAAATCCAAGGCGTTTTATGATCCTATACTTATTACAGATTACACATAACCaagtaattaacattaaataataaagggtTCTTAGTATAAAATGTACACATTTTTACCGTGTCTCCCACTTGGAAGCCATCGCACAAAGTCCGTAGGGACAAGTCTAGAAGCCGCAGCCGGCAGCGGCACTGTGACACCAACGATGTGACCAGAGTATCTGTCCCGATATCAACTGCCGCAGCTATTGCAACCGCAATGCactgttatgtatttattttattcgatttGTCAACAGATACATAACAtcttatgataatatattttacgagtGTAACTTTACCTTGTATTTACCATGAGTAGCATTATGTAGGATTACAAGCTAAACCTACATgcatttttagtaattttagaTTCTAATTTCTATTCGTAATTTTCTTCCTAATCATtgaaacataacataatatataataagttatatgATTGAAGTTTAAGTCATAACAAAGCAGTCAAAGATTGACCCTCAAAATGTTCTATGATTGTTAATTTAGATTGTGTTGTAAATTATGGTTTTCCTGAGGTAAAAAATGATcgtataaaactaatattacttATGTGTGTATTTAGTTTAGTTAATTCCTTGTGAAGAAATAGTGTCACGTGGGATTAGAATAGACGCAGATTGATCATCAATTTACTAATAGTAATATCTAATCTGTGAGCGCTTCAGCCGAAAATACCCAATATACCTTATCTAgtattataagattatatcCATGAAAAAACCAACTCTATAAGATAGACATAATATGATTCAATGACTTGATAATCTGTTATACTTTAGTATCTATTAGTAATAATTGTAATCTTACAGCATTATGTTATCACGTAGCGCTTACCTGATGGATATACGTCAGTTCATAAGCCGGCGTCTGGGTCGTATCAAACGGATACCTGGCAAattgttatcttttataaaaaacggaATCATGAACAAATTAGCTTCCAAGAGATACTCCTCTTCTTCCAAGATGTTCTTGCCCCTTATCCTTTAAAAGCgcgcaacgcatttgcagagatcaaatatttaatcataaataatatttcaaatcataCTCTAATTACTGTATTTATACAGGGTGTCCCGCCAATGGTATACTCAACGGaacttatagtttttaatacgcTAATGACGTAAAAAATAGTCATAAAATCCCTGAAGCATTTTTTTCCTATTCGATAAATTCTTACGTCTCTATATGTACACCCCTGGTTCACTTTCACTTCTACCACCTGCACACACACTTACGCTTGACATAATGCTTTCAGAGGCCCAATATCATATTAGCGGAGCGGTATATACCGGCTCCGCGAATCTAGCGATGTAAACATAgatgttaaaaaaacttaattttttacctGCTTATGCAGGGCACAGAAGACATCACGTAACGATTAAAAGGTAACTAACCAAGCCCTCAGAGGGAGCTGCCCTCTCTCTGCAGCGAGGGACCAACCCGTGATAGTGTTGTATGTAAATAGCACATACACGTAAAACTGACGTCGAGCTTCTTTATTGTAGCTGAAACCAGTATAACAAGGcttataatgctttataatgTACGTATAAGTTGTGGATATAATGTGAGAGTATAATGCAACAATGCAAGTGGGATGCAACGTTTCGCAGTGCTCAAAGTGACGCAGATTTTTACTCTACAACCCCCATGAGATGCCCTGTCCTGGTGAACCGAGTGCGGGAGAATTccaatacaatataaagaCGTCTTGCTAGTAGACTGGATTGCCAATTTGTAAGGCATTTCTGTAAGGTACTttcgataatattttaagacagAACGATTCATGCTTTGTGTTAaagaagaatttttttatggtaatGTTATCATTATAGCagatttaagaataatattattaataaaatgagttgtttttgctataataaattaatattattaaatattaatatatttctcgataattaattaattgcaacTGATGagatacaatacaaaaaaaaaggaaacttCTACATACAATATTACCAACTTCAAACATATTGGAATAAGTTCGAAATGATAAAGCTATAAGGcgtatatattaatgtaatttcatacaaataacaacaattatacAACCAACCTCGCTATGATTGCTTTACCATCTTCTCTCGATTCTTCTGTTAGTTCCCGTTCACAGTTCCTCACCAGCGCGCGGAGCTGTTTAGCTCTccaaacaatattaaacatctaacataatgaatacaattagttaaattaatacatataNNNNNNNNNNNNNNNNNNNNNNNNNNNNNNNNNNNNNNNNNNNNNNNNNNNNNNNNNNNNNNNNNNNNNNNNNNNNNNNNNNNNNNNNNNNNNNNNNNNNNNNNNNNNNNNNNNNNNNNNNNNNNNNNNNNNNNNNNNNNNNNNNNNNNNNNNNNNNNNNNNNNNNNNNNNNNNNNNNNNNNNNNNNNNNNNNNNNNNNNNNNNNNNNNNNNNNNNNNNNNNNNNNNNNNNNNNNNNNNNNNNNNNNNNNNNNNNNNNNNNNNNNNNNNNNNNNNNNNNNNNNNNNNNNNNNNNNNNNNNNNNNNNNNNNNNNNNNNNNNNNNNNNNNNNNNNNNNNNNNNNNNNNNNNNNNNNNNNNNNNNNNNNNNNNNNNNNNNNNNNNNNNNNNNNNNNNNNNNNNNNNNNNNNNNNNNNNNNNNNNNNNNNNNNNNNNNNNNNNNNNNNNNNNNNNNNNNNNNNNNNNNNNNNNNNNNNNNNNNNNNNNNNNNNNNNNNNNNNNNNNNNNNNNNNNNNNNNNNNNNNNNNNNNNNNNNNNNNNNNNNNNNNNNNNNNNNNNNNNNNNNNNNNNNNNNNNNNNNNNNNNNNNNNNNNNNNNNNNNNNNNNNNNNNNNNNNNNNNNNNNNNNNNNNNNNNNNNNNNNNNNNNNNNNNNNNNNNNNNNNNNNNNNNNNNNNNNNNNNNNNNNNNNNNNNNNNNNNNNNNNNNNNNNNNNNNNNNNNNNNNNNNNNNNNNNNNNNNNNNNNNNNNNNNNNNNNNNNNNNNNNNNNNNNNNNNNNNNNNNNNNNNNNNNNNNNNNNNNNNNNNNNNNNNNNNNNNNNNNNNNNNNNNNNNNNNNNNNNNNNNNNNNNNNNNNNNNNNNNNNNNNNNNNNNNNNNNNNNNNNNNNNNNNNNNNNNNNNNNNNNNNNNNNNNNNNNNNNNNNNNNNNNNNNNNNNNNNNNNNNNNNNNNNNNNNNNNNNNNNNNNNNNNNNNNNNNNNNNNNNNNNNNNNNNNNNNNNNNNNACAATACAAACAAGGGactatatcctatcctactaaccTGATATCGCAACAACcgcttcttttttattttcagacgATCCGTGTGTCGTGTGTGTCATGTGTCttgtatataaagaaatgtataatgtataaaataaatgagttcTGTTGTATCTATGTGGAGTTTAATGGAAGTTTATTGTGGAATAAGTGAAAATACGCCTAATCGTAATCTTTTTATCCACAACTTATTTACATCACCTCTGCCCAAGACAGTGAAGGGAAACATCGTGAGGGAACGGGCATGTCAAAGAATCGAAATTTGTATCATGTGACGACATTGAATTATGGCTTACTCATAGGAGACTTGTGTCTCTGTAGTGGCAACGCAACATATGGGCTTATGAAGGTGACgatgatgattatttattctgaGCTCTGTCTTTATAACtacataactaaataaataactcagTGAGGCAATGATTACCTTAACAGTCAGCGCAATATTGGTGAAGAGTAAAAAGAAAGTCGCCGTCATAAGTGAGACATCCCCCCAAACTAGCACGAGGTCTCCGGTTTGCACTATTATATAGAtcccttaaataaatatttatgtattaaaatactatgCGCATAACAAttcattgatatatatttataaataggatTGTAGCAttcttgaaaataatttttaaaagtattaaaactaattaataaatgcagTTCTATGAAGAACAAAACTCAAAATGTCAAATACTGATTTGTACAACAagttaataagtttaaattcatAGATACTTAAAATAAGACAATTAGCTTTCAATAATTTTCACCTGTCATACACatgtaaaataagaaaaaatagaaattgtaCAGAATATTTCCCAACACGTTCAGGCCCTCGGGTGTCCACATACcagacaacaaaaaaatattaagcgatatttttaatgacgAAGTAATATTCTTTACGAAAATCTTCATTTTTACCGACTTCCCAGCCGAAGAAGATTCTTAAGATGTAGGATATTGTGTCATTAATAGTTGTAGACCTAAACGCAAGCAAGTTTAACCATGTATTTGATGACGGACACTTATATTACCACGCTAAAATTGCTTATAATTACGTTCAGGAATTGAAAACATGTGAATACttcgttaaaatttatacaagcAATTTTTTCATACTTTTGAAATTGTATACGGTGGTGCTGGTGGTGGATTTCTAAACTAATCACAATTCCTTAGTATACTAATAACATATGTAGAAAACTGTAGATTGGATTAGTTAACAAACCAGTGACATAGAAAACTCTGACATATGATTTAATTAGCTCGTTACCTCTTAATGAAGGAACATCTTACATCTTGATATATTGCTAAAATGagaagaaaatacaaaaagatgacctaaaattaattttattctacttTGTCTTCGGAAAGTCGttgatttgtaaaaataaaaatgtatcaaatgGTTTGCGATTCACcacactttattaattaattaaaattgctaGTAATCAAGCAGTGGATATTACATTTACACATGAAAGTATCGGTTTGCCATAATTACACGATAATACTCGACTGCAATAATTACAcgtaaaacatgtttttcgaatataatattatttatttatcttcgtCCACTTGTTTGAGGACTGTAAAGAATGAGTATGAAGCTTTGcaaatctgaaaataaaaaaaaatatttagtatctaGTGTATACATAATTCCTTAATGTTTTAAAGGGACAATAAGAGCTAGCATGACGCATACAAACATCTATATAATTAACGAAtccgcacgcacacatgcgtacATAGCAATGCtaagaaataagaatacgTCTACTAACAATGTGTTGAAAACCAAAACATGCAAAGGCGTCGCATTCGttttctatgttatattatcACAAGACTTTACGTACCAAAGTCTGGTTATATTGTTCAACACAACTCTTCGCTTTCTCGTACTAGCTTTCCACCCGCGACTTCATTCGTGTAGATAAATTACAACCCGCATAGATCCCGTTCCCGGATTTCCTCGATAAAACTTTTTGGTCTCAAGCTACCTTGATACCATCTTTTatccaaatcagttcagtggtttcATCGTGAAGAggagacagacaaacagacagagctacattcgcatttaatatattagtagggatttaaTTACTGACACTCATAAAAGACGTGAGGGACAGCGTGGTGAAGCCGGCGGCGGAGAGGCTGGCGGCGCGGCGGCAGCGCGTCATCACCACCAGCGCGGAGCGGCGCAGCGCCGCGCTGCAGCTGTACCACGGGAACTGGTACACCGCGCCGCACACTTGCTCACTCTGAGTAGGCGTTATGACCAGATATGTTAAAcggtaaaaataaacatctgtatatatctatacaattAACAGTAGagcgaaatttaatatatttgtggcTGCACGagtataaaaatttctattaatattaaaaatatttaaatgtatattcttCAAAAATTACCGGCATTCTTCtgcagaaataatatattctcatactatatatacttcATCTAGTTTAGACTATTATTAAGAGTAcgactaaatatttaatatcgtaaatctgtatatcaaaattcagaccaaacataatattatcatagtcAATAATTGCTTCGAACTTTAATGGACGCAGGTTCCAGTCAAATCAAAGGAACACATATTTAGTAACTATTTATTCACCTCCACAGTTAGCTCATTCCCCTCATAGCAGTAGATAAACACTTGCCCCACCATGTTCATCAGATAGAAGGTCATGGAAAGCATTCGAACTAATCTTCCCGTTTGctgaaaataacattatatcaatattatgaGTTGCAGACACTGGTGGTGTAAAGGTTAAATGTTAAGGACAAAACAAtaccacatttataatactttttagtattcaaataaattttacaactaGAACTATACTATTAGAAACCAAATATTCGAAttcgtttaaatatatgaaaggtACCAAAGGTAATACATCAAACACATAGCCGAAGGCACATGTTATTCTCATAGTTCTagaatttgcttttaaatgttACCTACAAAATTCTCTAAACTCCACATAATAACGATTCTTAAAAGTGAATTCCTTGTAAGTAGCAAATGCAGGTAACTTCATTGaccgattttattttagtttgtttttctgTTAGTCTACAATGGGAATCGAGCCCAGGACCCGTAGGTTCAACGCTCACGCGGTAACTACTATACCGAAATATtgtcttaattttattgtgattatttctataaaagaaacatacaaaaaccaATTGAAAAGCAGTAACACAAATGATGACGAGCGAAACGGTGAACTGGGCGAATGTTGGTTCCGAGAAGCAGCTCTGTAGCTGCTCCACCGTCTGCAGGATGGCCTGGTGTTCCATCACGCAGGCTCTCAAGCGAGCTGACATTATTGCCTCTTGGTGTTTTGATAGGCGCTACAAATGAGAAGATACTAAGTTCCTATTTCTCACATTAagtgatgaaattttaattaaaataaaattatatttcaaacaggttataaatgataatctTTTTCTTACATAACATATTCTATTCttgttcttattatttttaatgggaACAGTTATATCACATTATCTATAAAAGTTGGAGCAAGACGCTGtacatgatat encodes the following:
- the LOC119830901 gene encoding LOW QUALITY PROTEIN: odorant receptor Or1-like (The sequence of the model RefSeq protein was modified relative to this genomic sequence to represent the inferred CDS: substituted 1 base at 1 genomic stop codon); this translates as MVTVANSFFSLRVALTWLRVMGLWAPDDLKDWRRAAYNCYTFLVYMIVVGTFILIQAVDLCMIWGDIQLMTASAFVLFTNLTHTTKILNMIIRSRRIKDIVAKNDTVIRMQDTVEKVQIVQRCERGVRFYVVTYALITLFTILLWSFAAALETQDKQLPMRAWYPFNTSVSPLYELAYIHQSLSLYLAASMNASKDILVTTLIAQCRCRLRLLRGAFETLCRDMNLVSSHLXRLSKHQEAIMSARLRACVMEHQAILQTVEQLQSCFSEPTFAQFTVSLVIICVTAFQLVFQTGRLVRMLSMTFYLMNMVGQVFIYCYEGNELTVESEQVCGAVYQFPWYSCSAALRRSALVVMTRCRRAASLSAAGFTTLSLTSFMSICKASYSFFTVLKQVDEDKMFNIVWRAKQLRALVRNCERELTEESREDGKAIIASYNKEARRQFYVYVLFTYNTITGWSLAAERGQLPLRAWYPFDTTQTPAYELTYIHQCIAVAIAAAVDIGTDTLVTSLVSQCRCRLRLLDLSLRTLCDGFQVGDTGLIEPEAEKTIYLRLRRCVQRHQAVLDDAQQLQDCFSIATFSQLTVSVFIICVTAYQLAFVSIGESKNIIRIAAMVSYLVTMTMQVFIYCYQGNQLVVESEAISAAAYECPWYTCRAPLRKALLVIMTRATRSVKLTAAGLTELSLATFVSIIKASYTFFTVLQGVVDAS